Proteins from one Coffea arabica cultivar ET-39 chromosome 8c, Coffea Arabica ET-39 HiFi, whole genome shotgun sequence genomic window:
- the LOC140004074 gene encoding uncharacterized protein: MDRRLCDAALEGDVTALCQLLQEDPLALAKAALKCEDKNPLHIAAILGHVDFVKAILQVDFAYLMCLARDQDGRNPLHLAAMYGRLEILQGLLDAGSQANSAHSMCLARDRDGRNPLHLAAMYGRVAVLQVFQAALEKTDGGGTILHLCVKHNQLEALKTLVDIVKYPEFVNAKNEDGMNILHLAINYEQHETVKYILQKIGVKVNARDANGKSAVDVLRGLCNINSEIARCLKVAAAKTSDFSTGLQDLVRENRSWIQVACSIIATMAFQAAISPPGGVWQDDLIADSHGNPRRAGEAVMAHTHPQRYQLFVSSSQISFLAALSTIIITICDFTGWLALLLLSMLLHLAILALATAYFTSIHMLCPKGLKSKRSTHWTETILLEGVWAVSGILVIAVVWKRLKKETAVQLNYVGEPQPQPRDSGSAADAHGNP, encoded by the exons ATGGACAGGAGGCTTTGTGATGCAGCATTGGAAGGAGATGTTACCGCTCTTTGTCAGTTGCTTCAAGAAGATCCACTTGCTCTTGCTAAAGCTGCTTTGAAGTGCGAGGATAAGAATCCTCTTCACATAGCAGCAATATTGGGCCATGTAGATTTTGTAAAAGCAATCTTACAAGTTGATTTTGCTTATCTTATGTGTTTGGCCCGTGATCAAGATGGCAGAAACCCTTTACATCTTGCTGCCATGTATGGCAGATTGGAAATCTTGCAAGGGCTACTTGATGCAGGATCTCAAGCCAATTCTGCTCATTCTATGTGTTTGGCCCGTGATCGAGATGGCAGAAACCCTTTGCATCTTGCTGCCATGTATGGAAGAGTGGCAGTCTTGCAGGTATTTCAAGCAGCTCTAGAGAAGACAGACGGCGGGGGAACCATTTTGCACCTCTGCGTCAAACACAATCAGCTGGAAGCATTGAAGACGCTTGTCGACATAGTAAAATATCCagagtttgtgaatgcaaaaaatGAGGATGGCATGAACATATTGCACCTGGCCATAAACTATGAGCAACATgag ACTGTGAAGTACATATTGCAGAAGATCGGAGTAAAAGTGAATGCCAGGGACGCAAATGGAAAATCAGCGGTAGACGTCTTACGCGGACTTTGCAATATCAATTCGGAAATTGCACGATGTCTCAAAGTTGCTGCCGCCAAGACAAGCGACTTTTCTACAGGATTACAGGATTTAGTACGGGAGAATCGTAGTTGGATACAGGTGGCATGCTCAATTATTGCGACAATGGCTTTTCAGGCTGCAATTAGCCCTCCGGGAGGAGTTTGGCAAGACGACCTAATAGCAGATTCACATGGTAATCCACGCAGAGCAGGAGAAGCTGTAATGGCACACACCCATCCCCAGAGATATCAGCTTTTCGTTTCCTCAAGCCAAATATCCTTTCTGGCAGCTCTGTCGACAATCATCATCACCATCTGTGATTTTACTGGATGGCTGGCTCTGCTTCTGCTGTCGATGCTCCTCCACCTAGCAATTCTCGCACTGGCGACTGCTTATTTCACATCAATCCATATGCTATGCCCTAAAGGCCTCAAATCAAAACGAAGCACGCATTGGACGGAAACCATACTTCTCGAAGGTGTTTGGGCTGTTAGTGGGATACTGGTTATCGCAGTTGTTTGGAAGAGGCTCAAGAAGGAAACCGCAGTACAGCTTAATTATGTAGGAGAACCTCAACCTCAACCTCGGGATTCAGGCTCAGCTGCAGATGCCCACGGCAATCCTTAG
- the LOC113706996 gene encoding 17.3 kDa class II heat shock protein-like, giving the protein MDVRLLGLDAPLVNALHHLIDAADDGDKIANAPTRTYVRDAKAMAATPADVKEYPNSYVFVVDMPGLKSGDIKVQVEDDNVLVVSGERKREEEKEGARYVRMERRVGKFMRKFVLPENANTDAISAVCQDGVLTVTVHKLPPPEPKKPKVVEVKIV; this is encoded by the coding sequence ATGGACGTCAGACTGCTGGGCTTAGACGCTCCACTGGTTAACGCCCTCCACCACCTAATTGACGCCGCGGATGATGGAGACAAGATTGCCAATGCACCCACAAGGACCTACGTCCGAGACGCCAAGGCCATGGCCGCCACCCCTGCCGACGTGAAGGAGTATCCCAATTCCTACGTGTTCGTTGTGGATATGCCCGGGTTGAAATCGGGGGACATCAAGGTTCAGGTGGAGGATGACAATGTGCTGGTTGTCAGCGGAGAGAGGAAGAGGGAAGAGGAGAAAGAAGGTGCCAGGTACGTGAGGATGGAGAGGAGGGTCGGCAAGTTCATGAGGAAATTCGTGCTGCCGGAGAACGCCAATACCGACGCAATTTCTGCTGTTTGCCAAGATGGGGTATTGACTGTCACCGTCCACAAATTGCCCCCTCCTGAGCCTAAGAAGCCCAAGGTTGTTGAGGTCAAGATTGTTTGA